The window TCTCGCAGACTCAGAACACTGCGTCAGCGAGATCACGAAGCGTCTTCCGGGTTCCAGGATCCTTCGTCCCTGCACGAACTCCCTGCGTCACAGGCGTTTGCGGTACCACCTGGCTGCGCTACCGGCTGGGCAGTCCTCGACCACGGCGACGGTCTCGTACCCGAGCCGTTCGTACAGGTTCGGCACCAGTAAGTCGTAGGCCATGAACAGCACCATTGCGCAGCCTCGCCGGCGGGACTCGTCCTCTGCCGCAGCCAGGAGCCTGCGCGCCAGCCCGCGACCACGAACGGATTCGTCGACCCACATGGCGTGCAGCTCGCAGTACCCGCCCCAGGTGATGCCGCAGATCCCTCCGAGCAAGGCCCCTCGGTCACCCCGGACGAACACGGCCAGCTCCTGCTCGACTTCGTCCCCGGCGGCGGCCGCAGCGGCGGCAGCTACCTTCTCCTCGAGCCAGGCCAGGTCCGCCGCGTCCGGGGCGTCCTCGACGACGAGCCGGAAGGTGTGGTCCATGGCTGATGGTGGGTTGCGGCCGGTCTAGGTGAGGAGCATCTGCTCCATCAACGTGGAGTCGTCGAAGTAGTTGCGGAGGGCGGCGATCTTGTCCCCATCGAAATCTGCAACCAGCGCGGCGCCGATCAGGATCGTCTGCCCGTTGGGCTCGATGGCGCGGTCTTCGTCGAGCACGAAGGGGCCGGAGAACACCGCGCTCACGCGGTACTCGACGAAGCCCTTGTTGCCTACGACGTCGAGGGCGTCGATTTGCAGGTTGACGTCCGATAACGAGCCGTCACGGTCGCCGACAGCCTCGGCCAGCTCTCCGAGCGAGGTGGCC of the Actinomycetes bacterium genome contains:
- a CDS encoding nuclear transport factor 2 family protein — its product is MAQSTRSDVLRRALEACLVGDVDALPELFTDDASVWSPNMLATSLGELAEAVGDRDGSLSDVNLQIDALDVVGNKGFVEYRVSAVFSGPFVLDEDRAIEPNGQTILIGAALVADFDGDKIAALRNYFDDSTLMEQMLLT
- a CDS encoding GNAT family N-acetyltransferase — translated: MDHTFRLVVEDAPDAADLAWLEEKVAAAAAAAAGDEVEQELAVFVRGDRGALLGGICGITWGGYCELHAMWVDESVRGRGLARRLLAAAEDESRRRGCAMVLFMAYDLLVPNLYERLGYETVAVVEDCPAGSAARWYRKRL